The uncultured Subdoligranulum sp. genomic sequence CCACCTCCCGGGCAAAGCCCATCTCGTGGGTGACGCAGATCATCGTCATGCCGCCCCGGGCCAGCTCCTTCATCAGTTCCAGCACCTCGCCCACCATCTCGGGATCCAGGGCGGAGGTGGGCTCATCGAAGAGCAGCACGTCGGGGTTCATGGCCAGTGCCCGCACAATGGCGATGCGCTGTTTCTGGCCGCCCGACAGCATGTTGGGGTAGGCGTTTGCCTTCTCGGCCAGGCCGATGCGCTTCAGCAGTTCCATCGCCTTTTGGTCGGCTTCGGCCGGCTTCATCAGACCCAGCCGCACCGGCGCCAAGGTGATGTTCTTCTTCACCGTCAGGTGAGGGAACAGATTGAAGTGCTGGAACACCATGCCCATCTTCTGGCGCACATGGTCGATGTCCTTGTCGGTCACTTCCTTGCCGTTGAAGATGACCTGCCCGCCGTCGGGCTCCTCCAGCCGGTTGAGGCAGCGCAGGAAGGTGGACTTGCCGCAGCCGGAAGGTCCCACCAGCACCACGCAATCCCCTTTGTTGATGGTCAGGTTGACGCCGCGCAGCACCTGCAGGCCACCGAAATGCTTTTGCAGATTTTTAACGTCGATCACTTTGCGCCAGTCTCCTTTCCAGTTTTCCCAGCAGGGCGCTGAAGAGCAGCACCAGCACCAGGTAGATGGCCGCCACGCCCAGCAGCGGGAACATGGCCTCGTAGGTACGGTTCATGATGCCCTGGGCTGCGTAGAGCAGCTCCTTGCCGCCGATGACCGTGATGAGGGAGGTATCCTTCAGCAGGATGATGAACTCATTGCCCAGGGACGGCAGGATGGACCGGATGGCCTGGGGAATGATGATGAGCACCATGGTGGTGATGTAATTGAGGCCCAGGCTGCGGCCCGCTTCCATCTGGCCGGGGTCCACCGCCATCAGGCCGCCGCGGATGATCTCCGACACATAGGCGCCCGAGTTGATGCCCAGCGCCAGCGCACCCACCATGGTGAAGTTGCGGCTGCTGGCAAAAATCACCATGCTCATGATGAGCAGCTGCACCATCATGGGGGTGCCGCGGATGACGGTGGCATAGATCTGGCAGATCACATTGACCACGCCCAGCACCGGGTTGCGGTGGTGGGGCCGCTGCTGGTCATGGGCCACACGGACCAGCGCCACCACAGACCCCAGTACCACGCCCAGCACCAGCGCCATGGCGGTGACCACCAGGGTGGTGCCCACGCCTTCCACGTACTGCAGCCAGCGGTCATTGTACAGAAATGCCTGGTAAAATTTCACAAAGAAATCCTGCCCGAAGGTCAGGGTCTCCCCGCTCTTTGCCAGTTCCGAAAGTGCCTCGAACTGTGCTTCCATCCGCTACACAACCTTTCCTTAGAACAAAGAGAAGGCGCGCCGGGATACGGCGTGCCTTCGCCTGTGGGAAAACCGCTTATTCGGCGGTGATGTACTTGTCGACGATGCTCTGCAGGGTGCCGTCGGCCTTCAGCTCTTCCAGAGCGCCGTTGATGGCATCCAGCATGGCAGTGTTGCCCTTGGCCACACCAATGGCGTAGTTTTCCTCGGTGTAGGGGGTGTCCAGGATCTTCAGACCCTGGTTGGCAGCCACGAACTCCTGAGCAGGAGCGTTATCGATGACCACGCAGTCCACCTGGCCGTTGTTCAGGGCCTGGACGGCGGTCAGACCGTTGTCGTAAGCGACCACAGCGTCATCGCCGAAGTCGTCCACGCAGTACAGGTAACCGGTGGTGCCACGCTGGGTGCCGATGGTCTTGCCTTCCAGATCATCGATGGAGGCAATGTCGGAATCCTCCGGCACGATGATGGACTGGATGCCGGTGGCGTAGGAATCGGTGAAGTCCATGACCTTCTGGCGCTCCTCGGTGACGGTGACGCCGGCCATGACCATATCGCTCTTGCCGTTCTGCACAGCCAGCAGGGCGGCGTCAAAGTCCATGTCGTCCACCTGCAGGGTCAGGCCCAGCTTGTCGGCGATGGCCTGGGCCACCTCGATGTCGATGCCCTCAAAGCTGCCGTCATCGGCGGTCATCTCGTACGGGGGGAAGGCCGCGTTGGTGGACATGGTCAGCGTGCCGGGGGTGACGGTGGTCAGTTCGGCAGAAGCAGTCTCGGCGGAAGCCTCGGAAGAGGTGGCCTCGGAGGAAGCAGCCTCAGAGGAGGAGGCAGCCTCGGAAGAAGCGGCTTCGCTGGAAGAAGCGGAACCGCCGCAGGCGGCCAGGCTCAGCACCATGGCGGTGCCCAGCAGCAGAGCAGTCAGTTTTTTCATGTGTTATACCTTCTTATCTTGATGATTTCATAAGCAGCCGGACCCTCACCCGGCTATGTGACCCAGTATAATTGCATAAATATGTAAAGTCAACGCATAAAATCAAATTTTGGCGTTTTGCGGGCAGGGCCGGACGCCCCGGGCCCATTTTTGTGCAAAACAGCGGGAATTTATTTTCACTTGACTTCCCTGCCGGGTTGTGCTATAAAGTAGGTAACTTCATCCTGTTGAAAGCTGTGAGGCGGACAAACGGGGTGCGGCAGAGCGTTTCCAGAGAAGGCCGCCGCGGGATTTTCCGCGTGGTGCAAGCGGCCCAGGCGCAGACCACACCCTTACCACCGCCGAGTGCGGGAGCGAACTCCCGCCGGGTACGGCCCGTTACAGCCGCCGCGAGTGGTGCTTTTCCTTATATAAGGCAAAGCGCAAGTTGGGTGGAACCGTGGAGTATTGCAATGCTTCATCCCTTGGGAAAGTCCGGGATGGAGCATTTTTTATTTGGGAGGCAGCTTACCATGAAAATCATCTACAAAGACGGCACCGTGGGCGAATGCCCGCAGGACCAGGAACTGCACGTCCTGCGCCACACCGCCGCGCACATCATGGCCCAGGCCATCAAGCGCCTGTACCCCGAGGCGGACTTCGCCTTCGGCCCGGCCACCGAGAACGGCTTCTACTACGACGTGGACCTGGGTGACACCAAGCTCTCCGACGAGGATCTGGCCAACATCGAGAAGGAGATGCGCAAGATCTGCAAGGAGAACCTGCCCATCAAGCCCTTCATCCTGCCCCGTGACGAGGCCATCAAGCTGATGCAGGAGCGCCAGGAGCACTACAAGATCGAGCACATCGCCGATCTGGCCGACGAGACCGAGTTCAGCTTCTTCCAGCAGGGCGAGTACGTGGACATGTGCATCGGACCGCACCTGACCTACACCAAGGCGCTGAAGGCTTTCAAGATCACCCAGCAGAGCGGTGCCTACTGGAAGAACGACAAGGAAAACAAGATGCTGACCCGCATCAACGGCGTGGCCTTCCACAACCAGGAAGAGCTGGAAGAGTGGGAGAAGCAGCAGCAGGAAGCCCGCGAGCGGGATCACCGCAAGATCGGCAAGGAGATGCGGCTCTTCATGACCGACGACCTGGTGGGCCGCGGTCTGCCCATGTTCCTGCCCAACGGCTACATCGTGTGGCAGCAGCTGGAGGATTATATCAAGCAGAAGGAGCGCGAGCGCGGCTATCTGCATGTCATGACTCCCTGCATCGGCACGGTGAACCTCTACCGCACCTCCGGTCACTGGGATCACTACCGTGAGAACATGTTCCCCGCCATGGAGATGGAGGGCGAGAGCTATGTGCTGCGTCCCATGAACTGCCCGCACCACATGATGATCTACGCCAACCAGCCCCACAGCTACCGTCAGCTGCCCATCCGCATCGGCGAGATCGCCCACGACTTCCGCTATGAGTCCAGCGGCACCCTGAAGGGCATCGAGCGCGGCCGTCACTTCTGCCAGAACGACGCCCACCTGTTCGTGACCCCCGAGCAGATCAAGAGCGAAGTGGCCGCCGTCTGCGATCTGATCTTTGATGTGTACAAGGACTTCCACATCACCGACTACCGCTGCGTGCTGAGCCTGCGCGACCCCGCCGACAAGAAGAAGTACCATGACGACGACGCCATGTGGAACCATGCCGAGCAGGCCCTGCGCGAGGTGCTGACCGAGCTGGGCATCCAGTTCACCGAGGAGATCGGCGAGGCCGCCTTCTACGGCCCCAAGCTGGATGTCAACGTCAAGCCCGCCGTGGGCGCCGAGTACACCCTGTCCACCTGCCAGCTGGACTTCTGCCTGCCCGCCAAGTTCCACCTGACCTATGTGGACAAGGACGGCACCGAGAAGACCCCCGTGGTGCTGCACCGCGCCATTCTGGGCTCTCTGGACCGGTTCATGGCCTACCTCATCGAGGAGACCAAGGGCCGCTTCCCCACCTGGCTGGCCCCCGTGCAGGTCAAGGTGCTGCCCGTCAGCGAGAAGACGATGGACTACGCCCGCGAGGTGACCGACAAGCTGAAGGCCGCCGGCATCCGCGCCGTGCTGGATGAGTCCAACGAGAAGATCGGCTACAAGATCCGTCTGGCCCAGCAGGAGGACCGCGCCCCCTATATGCTGGTGCTGGGCGCCAAGGAGGCCGAGGCCGGCAACCTGAGCGTGCGCAACCGCAAGGGCGAGACCACGGCCATGGACCTGGATGCTTTCACCGCCCAGGTCAAGGACGAGATCGCCAATAAGGTGTTCAACGTCTGATTTTTCCCATAACCGCAGGAGGAAGCGTCTTCGGGCGCTTCCTCTTTTTGGTAAGGCTTGACTTGCCGCCGGCGGTATGGTATCATATTGCCGCAATCAAATACAAAACAAACTACCACCGGGTAGAGTAATGCACAACGCATTCGTTGGGTACATCGTAGGTCTTTGAAGATGTACCGGCGGATGCGTTTTTTTGGAGGATCGTATGTCTGCCAAGCTCAAATATTTCACCAAAGCCGAATGGACGCTGTGGGGCGTGTCGGTGCTGATGATCGTGGGCACCTTCCTGCTGTTCCAGCAGAGCGACTATCTCTCGCTGACTGCCT encodes the following:
- a CDS encoding amino acid ABC transporter permease yields the protein MEAQFEALSELAKSGETLTFGQDFFVKFYQAFLYNDRWLQYVEGVGTTLVVTAMALVLGVVLGSVVALVRVAHDQQRPHHRNPVLGVVNVICQIYATVIRGTPMMVQLLIMSMVIFASSRNFTMVGALALGINSGAYVSEIIRGGLMAVDPGQMEAGRSLGLNYITTMVLIIIPQAIRSILPSLGNEFIILLKDTSLITVIGGKELLYAAQGIMNRTYEAMFPLLGVAAIYLVLVLLFSALLGKLERRLAQSDRR
- a CDS encoding amino acid ABC transporter ATP-binding protein encodes the protein MIDVKNLQKHFGGLQVLRGVNLTINKGDCVVLVGPSGCGKSTFLRCLNRLEEPDGGQVIFNGKEVTDKDIDHVRQKMGMVFQHFNLFPHLTVKKNITLAPVRLGLMKPAEADQKAMELLKRIGLAEKANAYPNMLSGGQKQRIAIVRALAMNPDVLLFDEPTSALDPEMVGEVLELMKELARGGMTMICVTHEMGFAREVANRIIFIDEGVVKVDKPPKEFFENPENERLKAFLSKVL
- a CDS encoding ABC transporter substrate-binding protein yields the protein MKKLTALLLGTAMVLSLAACGGSASSSEAASSEAASSSEAASSEATSSEASAETASAELTTVTPGTLTMSTNAAFPPYEMTADDGSFEGIDIEVAQAIADKLGLTLQVDDMDFDAALLAVQNGKSDMVMAGVTVTEERQKVMDFTDSYATGIQSIIVPEDSDIASIDDLEGKTIGTQRGTTGYLYCVDDFGDDAVVAYDNGLTAVQALNNGQVDCVVIDNAPAQEFVAANQGLKILDTPYTEENYAIGVAKGNTAMLDAINGALEELKADGTLQSIVDKYITAE
- the thrS gene encoding threonine--tRNA ligase, whose translation is MKIIYKDGTVGECPQDQELHVLRHTAAHIMAQAIKRLYPEADFAFGPATENGFYYDVDLGDTKLSDEDLANIEKEMRKICKENLPIKPFILPRDEAIKLMQERQEHYKIEHIADLADETEFSFFQQGEYVDMCIGPHLTYTKALKAFKITQQSGAYWKNDKENKMLTRINGVAFHNQEELEEWEKQQQEARERDHRKIGKEMRLFMTDDLVGRGLPMFLPNGYIVWQQLEDYIKQKERERGYLHVMTPCIGTVNLYRTSGHWDHYRENMFPAMEMEGESYVLRPMNCPHHMMIYANQPHSYRQLPIRIGEIAHDFRYESSGTLKGIERGRHFCQNDAHLFVTPEQIKSEVAAVCDLIFDVYKDFHITDYRCVLSLRDPADKKKYHDDDAMWNHAEQALREVLTELGIQFTEEIGEAAFYGPKLDVNVKPAVGAEYTLSTCQLDFCLPAKFHLTYVDKDGTEKTPVVLHRAILGSLDRFMAYLIEETKGRFPTWLAPVQVKVLPVSEKTMDYAREVTDKLKAAGIRAVLDESNEKIGYKIRLAQQEDRAPYMLVLGAKEAEAGNLSVRNRKGETTAMDLDAFTAQVKDEIANKVFNV